The proteins below are encoded in one region of Sphingobacterium sp. R2:
- a CDS encoding YicC/YloC family endoribonuclease: protein MIKSMTGYGTASADNGIVKYSVEIKSLNSKFLELNLRLPKIVSDKELTLRTECSKLIERGKVNLTVMVEYTDQTAKASSINADLLKKYYNQLQQIAVELNDTNVNLFELALNMPEVITNNDDSVDDEEAKVLMDAFYDAVKRFNTFREDEGNVLAGDLKKRAELILAYLAEVELLEVERIPLIRQRIEQFLNDTIGKENVDQNRFEQELVYYIDKLDVTEEKVRLRSHCNYFLKAFDSADSNGKKLGFISQEMGREINTLGSKANHAGIQQIVVRMKEELEKIKEQLLNVL, encoded by the coding sequence ATGATAAAATCCATGACAGGATATGGCACTGCATCTGCCGATAACGGTATAGTCAAATATAGTGTCGAAATAAAGTCCTTAAATTCAAAATTTCTTGAATTAAATCTTCGCTTGCCCAAAATCGTTTCAGACAAGGAATTGACCCTGCGTACTGAATGTAGTAAACTTATTGAGCGAGGTAAAGTCAATTTGACTGTGATGGTTGAATACACGGATCAAACCGCTAAAGCTTCTTCCATTAATGCTGATTTACTCAAAAAATACTATAATCAGTTGCAGCAAATTGCTGTGGAACTCAATGATACGAATGTCAATCTGTTTGAACTTGCATTAAATATGCCGGAGGTAATTACCAACAATGATGATTCGGTCGATGATGAAGAGGCTAAAGTATTGATGGATGCTTTTTATGACGCCGTCAAACGCTTCAATACCTTCCGTGAGGATGAGGGAAATGTACTTGCCGGAGACCTAAAAAAGCGCGCGGAGCTAATCTTAGCTTATCTTGCCGAAGTAGAATTGTTGGAAGTTGAGCGCATACCTTTGATCAGACAGCGTATCGAGCAATTTTTGAATGATACCATTGGCAAAGAAAATGTTGATCAAAATAGATTCGAACAGGAACTGGTGTACTACATCGACAAATTGGATGTGACCGAAGAAAAAGTTAGACTGCGTTCCCACTGCAACTACTTTTTAAAAGCGTTTGATTCAGCCGATTCAAACGGAAAAAAATTAGGTTTTATTTCACAAGAAATGGGTCGGGAAATCAATACCCTTGGTTCTAAAGCCAATCATGCCGGCATTCAGCAGATTGTGGTCAGAATGAAAGAAGAATTGGAAAAAATAAAAGAGCAATTGCTCAACGTATTGTAA
- a CDS encoding CAP domain-containing protein, whose protein sequence is MNYLVLAFTMFFTQFALAQRVVVDHRQAREAYELLNNIRTNPEKYTKELNLFNLQKIKRTKLNWNKQLAEVAVYRAKDMAKRSYFDHVSPEGYGPNYFIEEAGYKLNPEWLSKRSANNFESIAANRASATAAVKALIIGKESPGYHHRTHLLGMDQWNASLYDIGIGYVECKGAKPYESYLVVIIAKHDW, encoded by the coding sequence ATGAATTATTTGGTTTTAGCATTTACCATGTTTTTTACACAGTTCGCTTTAGCACAGCGTGTTGTTGTCGATCACCGTCAAGCGCGGGAGGCCTATGAACTATTGAACAACATTCGTACAAATCCAGAGAAGTATACGAAAGAACTGAACCTTTTTAATTTACAGAAGATAAAACGGACTAAACTCAATTGGAATAAACAGTTGGCAGAGGTTGCCGTTTATCGCGCAAAAGATATGGCCAAGCGCTCGTATTTTGACCACGTATCGCCGGAGGGCTACGGACCTAATTATTTCATAGAAGAGGCCGGTTATAAACTTAATCCCGAATGGTTGTCAAAACGAAGCGCAAACAATTTTGAATCGATTGCTGCCAATCGAGCGAGCGCTACAGCTGCGGTTAAAGCTTTGATTATAGGAAAAGAGTCTCCGGGCTATCACCACCGTACCCATTTATTGGGTATGGATCAGTGGAATGCTTCTTTATATGATATTGGAATTGGTTATGTCGAATGCAAAGGGGCAAAGCCCTATGAAAGTTACTTAGTCGTTATCATTGCTAAACATGATTGGTAA
- the gmk gene encoding guanylate kinase: MSGKLIIFSAPSGAGKTTIVRDLLSKHGDKIEFSISASTRDPRGQEVNGKDYYFMSKEEFLHKVAKQEFIEFEEVYSGTFYGTLRSEIERIWKEGKHVIFDIDVVGGLRLKSKFPEQAISIFVQPPSLEVLKERLTGRGTDSEDKLKERFAKAELELTYANKFDVILKNFDLATACAEAEDIVMEFINK; this comes from the coding sequence ATGAGCGGTAAATTAATAATTTTCTCAGCACCGTCGGGAGCTGGAAAAACAACAATAGTAAGAGATCTTTTAAGTAAACATGGTGATAAGATTGAGTTTTCCATTTCAGCTAGTACCCGTGACCCAAGAGGGCAGGAAGTGAATGGAAAAGATTACTATTTTATGTCCAAAGAAGAATTTTTACATAAAGTAGCGAAACAAGAGTTCATTGAATTTGAAGAAGTATATTCTGGAACATTTTATGGAACTTTGCGATCGGAAATAGAACGTATTTGGAAAGAAGGTAAACACGTTATTTTTGATATCGATGTTGTTGGTGGATTACGTTTAAAATCAAAATTTCCTGAACAGGCGATTTCTATTTTCGTCCAACCGCCGTCACTGGAAGTTCTTAAAGAACGTTTGACAGGACGTGGAACGGATTCCGAGGATAAATTAAAAGAACGCTTTGCTAAGGCCGAATTGGAACTTACCTATGCCAATAAATTTGATGTTATCTTAAAGAATTTTGATTTAGCTACAGCCTGTGCCGAAGCTGAAGATATTGTAATGGAATTTATCAATAAATAA
- a CDS encoding DedA family protein, which produces MEIVSQFIDVILHIDQHLLQLINSYENWTYLILFLIIFAETGLVVTPFLPGDSVLFALGAIVARPDCHISLLLIVLILILAAISGDFVNYEIGKYVGMRVFKPGSKIFRPSYLQKTQNFYAKHGTRTIIYARFVPVVRTFAPFVAGIGRMSYKTFGKYNILGGALWVLVFTLSGYYFGQIPFFKHNFSLVILAVIFMSLIPMLVQFLSAKNSKKD; this is translated from the coding sequence ATGGAAATCGTTTCACAATTCATAGATGTCATATTGCATATTGATCAGCATCTTTTGCAGCTGATCAATAGTTATGAAAATTGGACCTACCTGATTTTATTTTTAATCATCTTTGCAGAGACAGGATTGGTGGTTACCCCATTTCTACCCGGAGATTCTGTTTTATTTGCTCTGGGAGCTATAGTCGCTCGTCCAGATTGTCATATTTCTCTGTTGTTGATTGTTTTGATCCTAATTCTTGCTGCTATTTCCGGGGATTTTGTGAATTATGAAATCGGTAAATATGTTGGAATGAGGGTTTTTAAACCAGGATCGAAGATATTCAGACCTTCTTATCTTCAAAAAACACAAAATTTCTATGCTAAGCACGGAACGAGGACCATTATTTATGCCCGATTTGTACCCGTTGTCAGAACTTTTGCACCATTTGTAGCAGGTATTGGCAGAATGTCCTACAAAACCTTTGGTAAATACAATATTTTAGGCGGCGCATTATGGGTATTAGTTTTTACGCTTTCAGGTTATTATTTTGGGCAGATCCCATTTTTCAAGCATAATTTTTCGCTAGTTATTTTGGCCGTTATTTTTATGAGCTTAATACCCATGCTTGTACAGTTTTTATCGGCTAAAAATTCAAAAAAAGATTAA
- a CDS encoding DedA family protein, which produces MELITHLIDFILHIDKHLVEIVNDYQTWTYLILFLIIFVETGVVVMPFLPGDSLLFAAGMLAAQPNDLNVWLMIFILLVAAVSGDSLNYSIGKHFGMRLTKFKLFGKQVVKDEQIAKTHSFYEKYGSKTIVIARFVPIVRTLAPFVGGIGKMNYGTFITYNVVGAVLWVGGITLAGFFLGNIPIIRENFSKVVLIIIFLSVLPIIFELIKEKFKSKKGVL; this is translated from the coding sequence TTGGAACTAATTACGCATCTCATTGATTTTATTCTCCATATCGACAAACATCTGGTGGAAATAGTCAATGATTATCAGACTTGGACCTACCTTATTCTGTTTCTTATTATTTTCGTGGAAACAGGTGTGGTTGTGATGCCTTTTTTGCCAGGAGATTCTTTATTATTTGCTGCGGGTATGCTAGCCGCACAGCCAAATGATCTCAATGTATGGCTGATGATTTTTATCTTGTTAGTAGCTGCAGTTTCGGGTGATTCCCTGAATTATTCTATCGGAAAGCATTTTGGTATGCGCCTAACAAAATTTAAACTCTTCGGTAAGCAAGTTGTCAAAGACGAGCAGATTGCCAAAACCCATTCTTTTTATGAGAAATATGGTAGTAAAACTATCGTTATTGCGCGTTTTGTACCCATTGTTCGCACGCTAGCTCCTTTCGTTGGTGGTATTGGAAAGATGAATTATGGTACCTTCATCACTTATAACGTTGTAGGAGCGGTATTGTGGGTAGGTGGTATAACGCTTGCTGGATTTTTTTTGGGAAATATTCCTATTATACGCGAAAACTTCTCGAAGGTGGTGTTGATCATTATTTTTTTATCTGTATTGCCCATAATCTTTGAGCTAATAAAAGAAAAATTCAAATCAAAAAAAGGAGTCTTATAA
- a CDS encoding SUMF1/EgtB/PvdO family nonheme iron enzyme, producing MKKLFYVIGLFFLYLRCEAQAGKYIQIPAGNYHLGEVNSIENPKRAVHIDSFWISEFELTNAEFEKFILATGYKTLAERYHNAMVFEPGLPEFRWLPDSTAYWRFPNGISRGGIETKMDHPVTCISYKDVLAYCTWADCRLPTFDEWEVAARAGSEGPYFDGFTKENMADYANVWHGKDHLKADYSDGYLYTSPVGKFNPNPWGLYDIFGNVFEFCTGRLERDGNRSVAHARGGSWWCSKNSCAAFNSVYIGSVHPNASFSNLGFRTVKNSHDSFGSKTGMKVLDGL from the coding sequence ATGAAAAAGCTGTTCTATGTGATTGGTTTGTTTTTTTTATATCTCCGTTGTGAAGCGCAAGCTGGAAAATATATCCAAATTCCAGCAGGAAATTATCATTTGGGTGAAGTAAACAGTATAGAGAATCCCAAAAGGGCTGTACATATTGATTCCTTTTGGATTTCGGAGTTTGAGCTGACGAACGCTGAATTTGAGAAATTTATTCTGGCAACAGGTTATAAGACCTTAGCAGAACGCTATCACAATGCCATGGTCTTTGAGCCTGGCTTGCCAGAGTTTCGTTGGCTACCCGACAGCACGGCTTATTGGCGCTTTCCCAACGGTATAAGTCGCGGCGGAATCGAAACCAAAATGGATCACCCTGTTACCTGTATCTCCTATAAAGATGTGCTGGCCTATTGTACATGGGCGGATTGCAGATTGCCCACTTTTGACGAATGGGAGGTGGCGGCTAGGGCAGGAAGCGAAGGCCCCTATTTCGACGGTTTCACTAAGGAGAATATGGCCGATTATGCCAATGTTTGGCATGGAAAAGATCATTTGAAAGCCGATTATTCCGATGGTTATCTTTATACTTCACCTGTTGGAAAATTCAATCCCAATCCATGGGGGCTTTATGATATCTTCGGAAATGTCTTTGAGTTTTGCACCGGAAGGCTTGAAAGAGATGGCAACCGTTCTGTTGCCCATGCCCGTGGAGGCTCTTGGTGGTGTAGTAAAAATAGCTGTGCAGCTTTCAATAGCGTTTATATAGGTTCTGTACATCCAAATGCATCGTTTAGCAATCTGGGATTTAGAACCGTAAAAAACTCTCATGATTCCTTTGGATCAAAAACGGGCATGAAAGTTCTTGATGGCCTTTGA
- the nadD gene encoding nicotinate (nicotinamide) nucleotide adenylyltransferase: MRKIGLFFGSFNPVHIGHLIIANYMANFTGLDEVWFVVSPQNPFKKKSTLADPYDRLEMLNLALEDCDHLRVCDVEFHLPIPSYTIDTLTHLKEKYPNREFVLLMGQDNLDSLAKWKNADIILRDYQIYVYPRPGYDTEKFKDHPAITLTDTPLMELSSTFLRRAIKENKNIQFFTPQKVIEFIDKKGLYS; this comes from the coding sequence ATGCGAAAGATTGGTTTGTTCTTCGGATCTTTTAATCCAGTGCACATAGGGCATTTGATTATAGCCAATTATATGGCCAATTTTACTGGATTGGACGAAGTTTGGTTTGTCGTCTCTCCACAGAATCCATTTAAAAAGAAATCTACCTTGGCAGATCCTTACGATCGATTAGAAATGTTAAATCTAGCGTTGGAAGATTGTGATCATCTGCGGGTCTGTGATGTTGAGTTCCATTTACCAATACCGTCCTATACAATTGATACATTGACACATCTTAAAGAAAAATATCCAAACAGGGAATTTGTACTGCTCATGGGACAAGATAATTTGGATTCTTTAGCGAAGTGGAAGAATGCAGATATTATCTTGCGTGATTATCAGATTTATGTTTATCCAAGGCCTGGGTACGATACTGAAAAATTTAAAGACCATCCCGCTATCACACTGACGGATACACCATTAATGGAATTGTCATCTACTTTTTTACGAAGAGCCATTAAAGAAAATAAAAATATTCAATTTTTTACACCCCAAAAGGTGATTGAGTTTATCGATAAAAAAGGTTTATATTCTTAA
- a CDS encoding SDR family oxidoreductase codes for MLQSFDLSGKVALVTGCKRGIGKAIAEALAEAGADIIGVSASLEIEGSAVEKSVKALGKNFYAYQCDFSKRTALYSFIEKVKSDHPTIDILCNNAGNILRKPAAEHPDEYWDEIIEINQNAQFILTREIGKDMISRGTGKIIFTASLLTFQGGINVPGYAASKGAIGSMVKAFANEWASKGVNVNGFAPGYIATDNTEALREDPERSRSILSRIPAGRWGTPEDFKGPAVFLASRASDYVHGTILTVDGGWMGR; via the coding sequence ATACTGCAATCTTTTGACTTGAGTGGAAAAGTAGCCTTGGTGACTGGCTGCAAGAGGGGAATTGGCAAGGCAATCGCCGAGGCATTGGCTGAAGCCGGAGCAGATATTATTGGAGTCTCAGCGTCGTTAGAAATTGAAGGCTCGGCTGTAGAAAAATCCGTAAAAGCATTGGGCAAAAATTTCTATGCCTATCAGTGCGATTTTTCTAAGCGGACAGCGCTTTACAGCTTTATTGAGAAAGTAAAATCAGACCATCCAACGATCGATATTCTGTGTAACAATGCTGGAAATATACTCCGAAAACCAGCCGCTGAACATCCGGATGAATACTGGGATGAAATCATTGAAATCAATCAAAATGCGCAATTTATATTAACCCGTGAAATTGGGAAGGATATGATTTCACGTGGAACTGGAAAGATCATATTTACAGCGTCTTTATTAACGTTCCAAGGAGGCATTAATGTTCCAGGATATGCGGCCTCGAAAGGTGCCATAGGATCTATGGTAAAGGCTTTTGCTAATGAGTGGGCATCCAAAGGTGTCAATGTAAACGGATTTGCTCCAGGCTATATTGCTACGGACAATACCGAGGCCCTTAGAGAAGATCCCGAACGTTCGAGGTCCATTTTGAGTCGTATCCCTGCAGGCCGCTGGGGAACACCCGAAGATTTCAAAGGACCGGCAGTATTCCTTGCTTCCAGAGCTTCCGACTATGTCCATGGAACCATTCTTACCGTAGATGGTGGTTGGATGGGGAGATAA
- the kduI gene encoding 5-dehydro-4-deoxy-D-glucuronate isomerase — MSVNFESRYAIGPKEYKTLDTQGLRENFLIEKVFEADKIHFVYTHYDRYMAGGAMPVSSKIKLETISALLKEPYFLSRRELGIINVGGNGQVEVDGVTYDLNTKEALYIGQGAQEVYFSSKDAAQPAKFYLNSTPAHCSYPTKKVTKEDANKIELGSLETSNHRTINQMLLNKVVQTCQLQMGMTELKPGSVWNTMPSHTHDRRMEVYFYFELPEGQAVSHFMGPIDETRHIWMQNDQAVISPPWSIHSGAGTSNYTFIWGMAGENLDYDDMDKCAITELK, encoded by the coding sequence ATGAGCGTTAATTTTGAATCCCGCTATGCAATAGGGCCCAAAGAATACAAAACTTTAGACACACAAGGATTAAGAGAAAATTTTCTAATTGAAAAAGTTTTTGAAGCAGATAAAATTCATTTTGTCTATACCCACTATGACCGCTATATGGCTGGAGGGGCGATGCCGGTAAGTTCAAAAATCAAATTAGAGACCATCTCGGCATTATTAAAAGAACCTTACTTCCTTTCGAGAAGAGAATTGGGTATTATCAATGTTGGAGGAAACGGACAGGTAGAAGTTGACGGTGTTACCTACGATCTGAATACCAAAGAAGCGCTCTATATTGGACAGGGGGCTCAGGAAGTATATTTTTCAAGCAAAGATGCCGCGCAGCCCGCAAAGTTCTATTTAAACTCAACACCTGCACATTGCAGTTACCCTACTAAAAAAGTAACGAAAGAAGATGCAAATAAAATAGAATTGGGATCATTAGAGACGTCCAACCACCGCACAATTAATCAGATGTTATTAAACAAAGTGGTACAAACTTGTCAGTTACAGATGGGGATGACCGAGTTGAAGCCTGGATCGGTATGGAATACCATGCCATCGCATACACATGATCGTCGTATGGAAGTCTATTTCTATTTTGAATTACCTGAAGGACAGGCTGTATCGCATTTCATGGGGCCTATTGATGAAACAAGACATATTTGGATGCAAAACGACCAAGCTGTCATTTCACCGCCATGGTCTATTCACTCAGGGGCGGGAACTTCAAATTACACCTTCATATGGGGTATGGCCGGCGAAAATCTAGATTATGATGATATGGACAAATGTGCTATTACAGAATTGAAGTGA
- a CDS encoding DUF4861 family protein — protein MKKLLVLSLALGLSTIALSQNNKTITVSNPSARSRMELVSIPYATFEKHFDLKGGVFTIVDKDQKELAYQLEKLGKNTAQNVLIQIAILPKSSLTFGVNGNKPTAFSSKTYARYIPERKDDFAWENDIAAFRAYGKALEGSSEDAQGFDFWAKRTNDLVIDEWYKTGDYHADHGKGLDYYSVGQTLGVGDATPFFGEEVVYHKHYRQYEVLDNGPLRTTFKLIHEPERVKGQQLQVEKTISLDAGSQLNKISYSVKNTTSGSTPVVVGIAKRKEEKPQVLNDEKNGILAYWEPAEGDKITGTAVILPDVKYVFKDSPKQFLLATTVKNNKPLVYFAGAAFNKAGKITNFDQWQSYVKTFRNNLDQPLTIKYSK, from the coding sequence ATGAAAAAATTATTAGTATTAAGTTTAGCGCTTGGGCTCTCAACGATTGCCTTATCGCAGAATAACAAAACAATTACCGTAAGCAACCCCAGTGCTAGAAGTAGAATGGAGCTGGTCAGTATTCCCTATGCAACCTTCGAAAAACATTTCGATCTAAAGGGTGGTGTGTTTACAATTGTCGATAAGGATCAAAAAGAATTAGCTTATCAGCTTGAAAAATTAGGAAAGAACACAGCTCAAAACGTATTGATACAGATCGCCATCCTACCCAAAAGTTCATTGACATTTGGTGTGAATGGCAATAAGCCCACCGCATTTTCCTCCAAAACCTACGCGAGATATATCCCCGAAAGGAAGGATGATTTTGCATGGGAAAATGACATTGCAGCATTCAGAGCCTATGGAAAGGCTCTAGAGGGCAGCTCCGAAGATGCACAAGGTTTTGATTTTTGGGCAAAGCGGACCAATGATCTTGTTATTGACGAATGGTATAAAACCGGCGATTATCATGCTGATCACGGAAAAGGCTTGGACTATTATTCCGTTGGACAAACTTTAGGGGTTGGCGACGCGACACCATTCTTTGGCGAAGAGGTCGTATACCATAAACATTATCGCCAGTACGAGGTATTAGATAATGGTCCTTTACGCACCACATTCAAACTTATTCATGAGCCTGAACGTGTAAAAGGCCAGCAATTACAAGTTGAAAAAACGATTTCTTTAGACGCTGGCAGCCAATTGAATAAAATAAGCTATTCGGTCAAAAACACCACGTCGGGTTCCACTCCAGTTGTGGTGGGAATCGCTAAGAGAAAAGAAGAAAAACCTCAAGTTTTAAACGATGAAAAAAATGGGATTTTAGCGTATTGGGAGCCTGCCGAAGGAGACAAGATTACAGGCACTGCTGTTATTCTTCCAGATGTAAAGTATGTATTTAAGGATAGCCCGAAACAATTTTTACTAGCCACAACGGTCAAAAACAATAAACCCCTTGTTTATTTTGCAGGTGCTGCTTTCAACAAAGCGGGTAAAATAACCAATTTTGACCAGTGGCAGTCCTATGTCAAAACATTCAGAAATAATTTAGATCAACCATTAACAATAAAATATTCAAAATAA